Proteins from a genomic interval of Sphingomonas sp. Y38-1Y:
- a CDS encoding NADPH-dependent FMN reductase, whose amino-acid sequence MIRVVGIGGTLRAGSSSERLTRAVLAACEARGAETRMFDGPHLARLPHFDPAAPDRSEAERELVEAVRTCDALVIASPGYHGGVSGLVKNAIDLLEDLRGDPRPYFDGRPVGLIVSAAGWQAGGVTLAALRGIVHAMRGWPTPIGLAVNSIEQKPFGADGELADAGIKGAVEAMADQLTQGVRPGA is encoded by the coding sequence GTGATCCGCGTCGTCGGCATCGGCGGCACGCTTCGCGCGGGGTCGTCGAGCGAACGGCTGACCCGCGCCGTGCTCGCCGCGTGCGAGGCGCGCGGGGCGGAGACGCGGATGTTCGACGGCCCGCATCTGGCGCGGCTGCCGCACTTCGACCCCGCCGCGCCCGACCGCTCCGAGGCGGAGCGCGAGCTGGTCGAGGCGGTGCGGACCTGCGACGCGCTCGTCATTGCCTCGCCCGGCTATCACGGCGGCGTCTCCGGTCTGGTCAAGAACGCGATCGACCTGCTCGAGGATCTGCGCGGCGACCCGCGCCCCTATTTCGACGGGCGTCCGGTCGGCCTGATCGTCTCGGCGGCTGGGTGGCAGGCGGGGGGCGTCACGCTCGCGGCGCTGCGCGGCATCGTCCACGCGATGCGCGGCTGGCCGACGCCGATCGGCCTGGCGGTCAATTCCATCGAGCAAAAGCCTTTCGGCGCCGATGGCGAGCTTGCCGACGCCGGTATCAAGGGCGCGGTCGAGGCGATGGCTGACCAATTGACGCAGGGTGTCCGTCCGGGCGCTTGA